The following proteins come from a genomic window of Synergistaceae bacterium:
- the panB gene encoding 3-methyl-2-oxobutanoate hydroxymethyltransferase has product MKQTTTTFKEAKIKKEKLVVITAYDYSMAKLADACGVDAILVGDSLGMVCLGYKDTLRVTMADMIHHSKAAYNGINNALLITDMPFMSYCVSIEESVRNAGRLVQEGYAEAVKLEGGADVVPHVAAIVKAQIPVMGHLGLTPQSINIFGGFKVQGQQLETARKLIDDAKRLEDAGAFSITLECVPSDLAQKITEAVSIPIIGIGAGPHCDGQVLVYHDVLGMFSDFRPKFVKLFAATGESIMTGISRYVEEVRKGDFPTKEHTFKIDANIIEKL; this is encoded by the coding sequence ATGAAACAGACAACCACAACATTTAAAGAGGCTAAAATTAAAAAAGAAAAACTTGTCGTTATAACGGCTTACGATTATTCTATGGCCAAACTTGCCGATGCTTGCGGAGTAGATGCAATCCTTGTAGGAGATTCTCTAGGGATGGTCTGTCTGGGTTATAAGGATACACTTAGGGTCACAATGGCGGATATGATACATCATAGCAAAGCTGCATATAATGGTATCAACAATGCTCTTCTGATTACCGATATGCCTTTTATGTCATATTGTGTTTCTATTGAAGAAAGCGTGCGAAATGCAGGACGTCTCGTACAAGAAGGCTATGCTGAAGCGGTGAAACTTGAAGGTGGAGCAGATGTAGTTCCACATGTTGCGGCCATAGTAAAAGCACAAATTCCTGTTATGGGACATCTTGGATTGACTCCTCAGTCTATAAATATTTTTGGGGGCTTCAAAGTACAGGGGCAACAGCTAGAAACAGCACGAAAGCTCATAGATGACGCTAAACGACTTGAGGATGCAGGAGCTTTTTCTATCACACTAGAGTGCGTCCCTTCAGATCTTGCGCAAAAGATAACAGAGGCAGTATCTATCCCAATAATAGGCATCGGTGCAGGACCTCACTGTGATGGACAGGTTCTCGTCTACCACGACGTTCTTGGTATGTTCTCAGATTTTAGACCAAAGTTTGTCAAACTATTTGCTGCTACAGGAGAATCTATTATGACGGGAATAAGCAGATACGTAGAAGAAGTGCGAAAGGGAGACTTCCCGACAAAGGAGCATACTTTTAAAATTGATGCAAATATAATAGAAAAGTTATAA